In Desulfomicrobium escambiense DSM 10707, the DNA window GCCCGCGACGGCTGGTCTGAGATGGCCGACGCGGCCCACATGCTGAAGGGGACCCTGTTCAACATGGGCTTGCAGGAACTGGGCGACGCGGCCCGGAACCTGGAGCTGGCCGCCAAGGAGGGGCGCCTCGACGAGGCCCGGGGGCTCCATGCCGAACTGGGCCATTGGCTGCAGGAATTCCGCGCTCCTGCCGCAGACGTCTAGTCGTGGTGATGGTGCGGCTCGTTTCCCAGGGGATGGGCGTGCACGTGGCGGTGCGGCAGGTGGGGGATGTCGGTCAGCAGGCTGCCGTCCTTGATGGTCATGAACCGTGTCGTGGTCTGCGCCAGGAAGTCCCAGTCGTGGGAGATGATGATGCGCGCCGTGGGCAGGGCGCCCAGGATTTCGATGATGCGCTCCCGGGTCTGCGGGTCCAGGCCGTTGGTCGGCTCGTCCAGGAGCAGGACGCTCGGCCGCATGGACAGGACCGTGGCCAGGGAGACGAGCTTCTTCTCGCCGCCCGAAAGACGGTGGGTCAGACGGCTTCCGAAGCCCGCAAGGCCCAGTTCCCGCAGGGTATCCTCCGCTCGATCCCTCGCCTCGTCGGCCGACAGCCCGAGGTTCAGGGGGCCGAAGGCCACGTCGTCGAGGACCGTGGGGTTGAAGAGCTGGTCCTCGGCGTTCTGCATGACCAGGCCCACTTCGCGGCGCAGGGCGCGGAACTGCCTTTCGCCGCTCACGGGGACGCCGTGGAAGAGCACCCTCCCCGTCGAAGGCGCCGCGAGGCCCATGATGATATGGAAAAGGGTCGTTTTGCCGCTGCCGTTGGATCCGTAGAGGCCGATCTTGCGGCCGGGTTCGAAGGCGAAGTTCACGTCGCGCAGGACCTCGCGCCCCGAAGGGTAGGCGAAGGACACGTTTTCCAGGGCGAAAAGGGACGGTTCAGACACCAAGGGCCTCCGGGTACAGGTCCATCACGGTGAGCGCGGCCGTGGCCGCCAGCCAGAACAGGGCGAAGAGTGCGTCGCGGGTCCTGGCCCGGAAGCGTACCACGGATGCGAAGCGTCCGGAGAACCCGCGCAGGACCATGGCCTGGTAGACGCGACCTGAACGGTCGAAGCTGCCGACCAGGACCATGGCCAGCAGATGGGCGATGGTCCGGTAGCTGTGCATGCCGGTCCGGGGTGCGAAGCCGCGCAGCCTGGCCGCCGTGATCAGCCGCCGCCATTCGTCGGCGATGACGTGCAGGTAGCGATAGGTGAAGAGGAAGAGAAAGACCAGCTTGGGCGGCACGCCCAGACGGTCCATGGCGTGTCCCATGGTCGGGGCGTTCATGGTCGCGGCTAGGGCCAGGAAGGCCAGCAGGATGGCGTTGGACTTGAGGGTCACGAGCCAGGCCAGGGCCACGCCCTCGCGGCTGAAGGAGAGGGGCCCCACGGTCAGCAGTTCCTGACCGGGCATGGTTGCGGGCACCGTGGCCCACAGAAAGAGGATGAAGGCGTTGACCACGGCCAGGCGCCTGACCAGCAGGAGCGCCGGCGGCCGGCTCAGGGCGAGGACCGTCGCGGCCAGGAGCAGGGCGGCGCCTGCGGCGGCCGGCGCTTTCAGGAGCGCCACGCAGACGGAAAAAAAGGTTGCCGCGGCCAGGCGCACCCTGGGGTCGAGCCCGTGCACGGGGGAGTCGCCGCAGGCGAAAGGCTCGTCAAACACGGGACCGGCCCTTGAAATATGCGGCCAGGCCGACGATTCCGAAGATCCAGCCGATGCCGCCGATGATTTCCCGCATGCCCGGGCCCTCCTCCGTCCGTTCCAGCACGGCGCGCCTGATGGGCGCGAGCTTGGCGTCAAGGGCCGCGTTCACGATTTCCTCCACGTCGCCGCGCGACAGCGCCCCGGGCCCTTCGGCGTTGTCGGGCGCGGTCCGCTCCGGGGCGACGGTCGGCTGCGCCGCACCCGCCCCTTCGGCTGATTCCGAACCTGAGGGCATGAACTCCGCGGCGTCCACAACCCACTCGTTCTGATGGCCTTCCCCGGCCCGCAGCACGATGCGCAGTCCGGAAGCCGTCCGTTTGGCCGCTTCGGGCACCGGAAAGCGGAAGTGGCCGTCTTCGTCCGTTTCCCCGGTCAGCAGGGTTTCTCCGCTCTGCAGGCTCAGCACCTCGATGGCCCCGCGGTTGACCCGCTTGGACTTGCTGTAGCTGCACTCGACCACCACGTCTCCACCCTCGACATAGGCGAAAACATTGACCCTGTGGGCCAGGGCCGCGGTATGGGTCAACAGGGCGAGGACAAGGGGCAGCAGAATGCGGCGCATGGGGCTTCTCCTCAATGCGGTTCAGGTGAGGTTCAGAAGTTCCGGCCGCACTCGGGCCAGAAAGGACACGGCCAGCGCGGTGACGATCCCTTCCGCGATCATGACCGGAATGTGGGCAACGAAGAGGATGCGCGCGGCCTGCAGAAAGCCTTCGCTGGTGAAGGACAGGGACAGGGCGGTCAGCAACCCGGCCCCGGCCACGGACAGGGCTCCGCAGCAGAACGCGCCCGCGGTGCGCAGCCGGGCGTTTCGCGTCAGCAGGGGCCGCAGCAGGTAAAAGCACAGCACGGCCGGGAAGGCCATGTTGAAGGTGTTGACCCCCAGAACCGTGAAACCGCCGTATTGGAAAAGTACGGACTGCAGGACCAGGGCCACGAGGATGGCCGGGAAGGCTGCCCAGCCCAGGATCGCGCCCAGGAGGCCGTTCAGGATGAGGTGGGCGCTGGCCGGGCCGATGGGCACATGGATGAGGGAGCCGACGAAAAAGGCCGCGGACAGGATGGCCACGGTCATGAGCCGGTCGTAGTCGAGGTGGCGCAGGCCCACGGCCGTTCCTGCGGCGGCCAGGGCCGCGCCGGCGCCCAGGATGGCGGGGGAGAGGACTCCTTCGGAAATGTGCACGATCGGCTCCCGCAGTCTCCGGCCCGTTACGGCCGTGTGTCGGACCCGCCGGGAGGGTTGCCGGCGGGTCGGGGTGAACGCATCTGTCGAGGCAGTCGTGTAGCCCTACTTGCGCATGGGTTCAAGAAATTCCGTCCACAGCACGGCTCCGAGTTCCACGTCCTTGGGCGAGCCGTCGTGGTCCATCTTCGCGTCAGCCGTGTTCAGGGCGGCGAAGCCCCACCAGCCGGCAAAGGGCACGCCGTAGGTGAACACGCCGCCCTCGTCGGCCTTGACGACCTGGGTGATCATGTAATCGTTGGGGGCTTCACGCTTGCCGTCCCGGTTGTAGAACTCCACTTCGACCATGGCTCCGGGCACGGGCTTGCCGTCGAGGAGCACCTGTCCCTGGAAGACGTTGCCCACGTAATTGCCGAAGGGGCGGGTCAGGGGCACGATCTCGGTCTTGAGGCCCAGGGGGCGGTCCCAGCCCTCCTCTTCGCCGAAAGCCGGCACGACGGTCTTGGTGATGTGGACGATGAAGCAGTCCTCAGCCGGCTCCCAGTAGGGCTTGGGCTCCATGACGAACTGGTACACGCCGGGCTTCGTGACGGCGTAGCCGGCGCTCCAGGCCTCGTTGCCCATGACCTTTGCAGGTTTCAGGGCAGGCAGCAGGTCCGCGGATTCCCCGTCGGCGAAGACCTTAAAGGATGCGGGGGAGGCCAGCGGCATGCCGACCATTTCCATGGGGTGGGAAAAGGACAGGGTCAGGGTCAGGGCCGCGTCCTTCTTGTCCGCGACGCTGCCCGCGGAGGGAATGAGCATGCCGAAATGCGCCAGGGCCGAGTTGGCGGCGCAGAAGACCAGGGTGAAACAGAGCAGAAAGATTCTCATCATCGCGGCGCACCTCCTGTCCCGGGTACGTGCGTGGAATACGGTTCGCCCCGGAAATCACGTTGGAAGAGTATTGAATTCAAGAAAGAGCCGAAAGGATAACACCGAAAATCAAATCATAACACTGGCGGATGAACTACTGCCGAAACAAGATTGTTGTCAATCATGATTTTGAGGGGTTGCGTTACAAAGAGGCGTGAACGCAGGCCGTCTGGATGTGGCGGTTCATCCGGGCGACCTGCGGACGTTTCATGCGGGTTTCTTGGATTTGGGACGCCGTGCGGGAGGGCTGCCCGCGGGCCTTCCTGCCTGCGCGGGCTTGCGGCTGGACGGGGAGCCGGGTCTGTCGGCGTCGGGCCGTCTTGCGGTCGGTTTGGCATGGCCGCCGGATTTTTGGTTCGGGTTTTGCTGCTGCTTGTCGGCAGATTCTCCGTGCCTGGCTTCCGGGCGACGCGGCCCTTTCCCGGATTTTGGGGCTGATGGCTCGGATTTCCGGATTGTCTGGGCCTTGCCTGGCGTGCGCGGTGAACCGGGGGCCGCCGGTCCGCGTTTGCGCGGCGCAGGGGCCAGGGGCTGCGCACCGGACGCGTCGGACGGCGCCAAGGCGCCGCGCACCATGCGTACGGGCTCCATGGCGATGTCGAGTTCCTCGGCATAGCGTCTGGCCAGGCGGGTTTCGGGCTCGGTCAGCAAGGTCAGGACGAGCCCGGCGGCCCCGGCGCGGCCGGTTCGTCCGGCGCGGTGCAGGTAGTCCCGGCTCTGGCTCGGGGCGTCGAGGTTGACCACCAGCTCCACGTCCGCAATGTCCAGGCCGCGGGCCGCGATGTCCGAGGCGATGAGCACCCGGGCCTTGCCCCTGCGGAAGCTGTCCAGGGCGGCCTGGCGCTCGAACTTGTCCCTGGCCCCGTGCAGGTCGGCCACGGCCAGCTGGTGATAGTCGAGGCGCTCGGAGATGCGTTCGGCGCTGGCCCCGCGGTGCACGAAGACGAGGGCGCGGCTGGGTTCGAGGCCGCGCAGGGCCTTGCGCAGCCACTCGATCTTGTCCCGCTCCTCGCACACGAGGTAGCAGTGGCGGATGGTGGGGCTGATGCTTGCCTGCACGCGCACGAACTTGAGGTCCGGGGCCAGGCCCTTGGCGATGCGGGTCGTGGCCGGGCCTTCGGTGGCCGAGACGAAGACGAAGCGCGTCTGCGGCCCCAGTTCGCCGGTGATGCGCCGCACATGTTCGAGCCCTTCCTCGATGAGCAGGCGGTCCGCTTCGTCGAGCACCAGCCAGGCCGTGTCGCGCAGCTTCAGCTTGCCCAGGTCCAGGAGGTGGGTGATGCGTCCGGCCGAACCGACGACGATGTGCGGCTTTTTCTT includes these proteins:
- the cbiQ gene encoding cobalt ECF transporter T component CbiQ — translated: MFDEPFACGDSPVHGLDPRVRLAAATFFSVCVALLKAPAAAGAALLLAATVLALSRPPALLLVRRLAVVNAFILFLWATVPATMPGQELLTVGPLSFSREGVALAWLVTLKSNAILLAFLALAATMNAPTMGHAMDRLGVPPKLVFLFLFTYRYLHVIADEWRRLITAARLRGFAPRTGMHSYRTIAHLLAMVLVGSFDRSGRVYQAMVLRGFSGRFASVVRFRARTRDALFALFWLAATAALTVMDLYPEALGV
- a CDS encoding DUF4198 domain-containing protein yields the protein MMRIFLLCFTLVFCAANSALAHFGMLIPSAGSVADKKDAALTLTLSFSHPMEMVGMPLASPASFKVFADGESADLLPALKPAKVMGNEAWSAGYAVTKPGVYQFVMEPKPYWEPAEDCFIVHITKTVVPAFGEEEGWDRPLGLKTEIVPLTRPFGNYVGNVFQGQVLLDGKPVPGAMVEVEFYNRDGKREAPNDYMITQVVKADEGGVFTYGVPFAGWWGFAALNTADAKMDHDGSPKDVELGAVLWTEFLEPMRK
- a CDS encoding DEAD/DEAH box helicase yields the protein MSFESLGLPIPLVQALAARGLREALPVQEAALPVLAARESAMLVSRTGSGKTLAYLLPILAGIDPQSPHVQAVILAPTHELAMQINRVAKELSAEAGLGVRVQSLIGGAAASRQIEGLKKKPHIVVGSAGRITHLLDLGKLKLRDTAWLVLDEADRLLIEEGLEHVRRITGELGPQTRFVFVSATEGPATTRIAKGLAPDLKFVRVQASISPTIRHCYLVCEERDKIEWLRKALRGLEPSRALVFVHRGASAERISERLDYHQLAVADLHGARDKFERQAALDSFRRGKARVLIASDIAARGLDIADVELVVNLDAPSQSRDYLHRAGRTGRAGAAGLVLTLLTEPETRLARRYAEELDIAMEPVRMVRGALAPSDASGAQPLAPAPRKRGPAAPGSPRTPGKAQTIRKSEPSAPKSGKGPRRPEARHGESADKQQQNPNQKSGGHAKPTARRPDADRPGSPSSRKPAQAGRPAGSPPARRPKSKKPA
- the cbiM gene encoding cobalt transporter CbiM, which encodes MHISEGVLSPAILGAGAALAAAGTAVGLRHLDYDRLMTVAILSAAFFVGSLIHVPIGPASAHLILNGLLGAILGWAAFPAILVALVLQSVLFQYGGFTVLGVNTFNMAFPAVLCFYLLRPLLTRNARLRTAGAFCCGALSVAGAGLLTALSLSFTSEGFLQAARILFVAHIPVMIAEGIVTALAVSFLARVRPELLNLT
- a CDS encoding energy-coupling factor ABC transporter ATP-binding protein, producing MSEPSLFALENVSFAYPSGREVLRDVNFAFEPGRKIGLYGSNGSGKTTLFHIIMGLAAPSTGRVLFHGVPVSGERQFRALRREVGLVMQNAEDQLFNPTVLDDVAFGPLNLGLSADEARDRAEDTLRELGLAGFGSRLTHRLSGGEKKLVSLATVLSMRPSVLLLDEPTNGLDPQTRERIIEILGALPTARIIISHDWDFLAQTTTRFMTIKDGSLLTDIPHLPHRHVHAHPLGNEPHHHHD
- a CDS encoding Hpt domain-containing protein → MDKSLERRVLEHLCRVYGFGLDEVRELYAIGRDTVGETLRRLDEALARDGWSEMADAAHMLKGTLFNMGLQELGDAARNLELAAKEGRLDEARGLHAELGHWLQEFRAPAADV